A stretch of the Spirochaetaceae bacterium genome encodes the following:
- a CDS encoding tetratricopeptide repeat protein, whose amino-acid sequence MAIRRRIYNPAHLTRDELKASFVARADTLAEMLRVIGGQKPDRPCQHMLLIGPRGMGKTTLGLRFLYAIEDDPELCRRWQPVAFDEESYGITSLAEFWIHALRHLAAATGDPHWEERAESFIRDELDLERASAYALAELMDFSQGNGKRLILFVENLDAVIGQIHDERQIHSLRATLIERPEILLLGSANSFFEAIGGYGEPLYEFFRVFKLKGVGQEEARKILETTGSPYRGPEAPELLRVEYGRLETIRQLTGGNPRLLGLACRLLIESPLGSALEDLERLIDEQTPYFKARIEDLPGQSRKVFHCLSEGWRPLLAKEVAAAARLTSSHASAQLKQLVDKGYAREVHLPRSKRARYDVSDRFYNIYYLLRFSRSGRVRLERLVAFLHDLFGSSGMRTMYSSALSKLSASAVHADDLADWLMVLAPHVAADQEFPGRNNWRSQAVDIIVERFGARSTLLNDIETAFADRTSDEVDSRWFNQTSEFVKQGRISEAEQILRRELEHRPRDAGLWLRLGTILIRGHRYEDALSAIESATENVSTRNNSDWIDLFTVLNGVTIGALKGPSEALTMIEKVAVESFSEEMTMVSRCAGGLASWAKGRLLIELRRSEEAVPVLLRTLRFFRQKDHVLARRAAVEALTAAAAVLTGLRQDERAIAERRRTVDYVQLDDPEHLRRLAVRALTTNCIVLANLERDKELEESCNLILNYVSFDDAPDVRRLAIIALGGKWLSESSQGRFDGLETAWSQVGRYLRRDDPQEVMTTAADTLALGGGILIDQKRYSEAEATFERATEVDNSHPVACAYWVRSVLWKTTPENLSEAEKLAARAVELNSDNRVALLTLANVLAQRGNWAEALDRVEQAFGFDAGEMKGRAGADVLISLIGAAAAGYGRRVKRIMEDVGLVESMEPLWHAIRAELGEELEPLPAEVMDVVVLLRRRIAGDPAPSKSD is encoded by the coding sequence ATGGCGATACGGCGGCGTATCTACAACCCAGCCCACCTGACCCGCGACGAACTGAAAGCGTCGTTCGTCGCGCGCGCAGACACCCTCGCCGAGATGCTCCGTGTGATCGGTGGGCAGAAGCCGGACCGGCCATGCCAACACATGCTGCTCATCGGTCCTCGCGGTATGGGGAAGACCACGCTCGGCTTGCGGTTCCTTTACGCGATCGAGGACGACCCGGAGCTATGCCGGCGCTGGCAGCCCGTTGCGTTCGATGAGGAGAGCTACGGCATCACCAGCTTGGCCGAATTCTGGATTCACGCTCTGCGCCATCTGGCCGCGGCCACCGGAGACCCGCACTGGGAGGAACGAGCGGAGTCGTTTATCAGAGACGAGCTGGACCTGGAACGAGCCTCAGCATACGCACTTGCTGAACTCATGGACTTCAGCCAGGGCAATGGCAAACGGCTGATCTTGTTTGTCGAGAACCTCGACGCAGTGATCGGTCAGATCCATGATGAGCGGCAGATCCACAGCCTGCGTGCTACCCTGATCGAGCGCCCGGAAATTCTGCTGCTGGGCTCCGCGAATTCATTTTTCGAAGCGATTGGCGGATACGGAGAGCCCCTCTATGAGTTCTTCCGTGTCTTCAAATTGAAGGGTGTCGGACAGGAGGAGGCTCGTAAGATCTTGGAGACAACCGGAAGCCCTTATCGCGGACCAGAAGCCCCTGAGTTGTTAAGAGTCGAGTACGGTCGCCTTGAGACTATCCGGCAGCTCACCGGCGGAAATCCCCGTCTGTTGGGACTTGCTTGCCGGTTGTTGATCGAGTCGCCACTCGGATCAGCCTTGGAGGATCTGGAACGACTGATCGATGAGCAGACTCCCTACTTCAAAGCAAGGATCGAGGATTTGCCGGGCCAGTCACGGAAGGTGTTCCACTGTCTATCCGAAGGATGGAGGCCGCTTCTGGCTAAGGAGGTGGCGGCTGCGGCAAGGCTGACTTCCTCTCATGCCAGCGCTCAACTCAAGCAACTGGTAGATAAGGGGTACGCACGCGAGGTTCATTTGCCGCGCAGCAAGCGTGCACGATACGACGTCAGCGACCGATTCTACAACATCTACTACCTGCTTCGTTTCTCACGCTCAGGTCGCGTCCGCCTCGAACGACTGGTGGCGTTTCTTCACGACCTTTTTGGTTCCTCCGGTATGAGGACGATGTATTCTTCGGCACTCTCGAAACTCAGTGCTAGTGCAGTGCACGCGGATGATCTGGCCGATTGGCTGATGGTGTTAGCTCCGCATGTCGCCGCAGACCAGGAGTTTCCCGGACGTAACAACTGGCGGAGCCAAGCAGTTGACATCATTGTCGAGCGATTTGGCGCACGATCGACGCTCCTTAACGATATCGAAACTGCGTTTGCGGATCGGACATCAGACGAAGTCGATAGTCGATGGTTCAACCAAACGAGCGAATTCGTCAAGCAGGGTAGGATCTCGGAGGCAGAACAGATCCTGCGACGAGAGTTGGAGCATCGACCACGAGATGCCGGATTATGGCTTCGGCTTGGTACGATATTGATTCGTGGGCACCGCTATGAAGATGCTCTGTCAGCTATCGAATCAGCGACAGAGAATGTCTCGACACGCAACAATTCCGACTGGATAGATCTTTTTACTGTGTTGAATGGTGTTACGATTGGGGCACTCAAAGGACCATCTGAGGCGCTGACGATGATCGAGAAAGTAGCGGTCGAATCCTTCTCTGAAGAGATGACCATGGTGTCGCGTTGTGCTGGCGGCCTCGCATCTTGGGCGAAGGGACGCCTGCTCATAGAACTACGGAGGAGCGAAGAGGCCGTCCCTGTATTGCTCCGTACGCTGAGATTCTTCCGTCAGAAGGACCACGTGCTCGCGCGTCGTGCGGCGGTGGAAGCGCTCACCGCTGCTGCGGCAGTCCTTACCGGCCTTAGACAAGATGAACGTGCCATTGCTGAACGGAGACGTACCGTGGACTACGTGCAGTTGGATGATCCTGAACACCTCCGAAGACTTGCGGTTAGAGCACTGACAACAAACTGTATTGTACTCGCCAATCTTGAGAGGGATAAGGAACTTGAGGAATCCTGCAACCTGATACTGAACTATGTGTCTTTCGATGATGCTCCTGATGTTCGGAGACTCGCTATAATCGCTCTGGGGGGAAAATGGTTGTCGGAGTCATCACAAGGTAGATTCGATGGACTCGAAACCGCATGGAGTCAAGTTGGAAGGTACCTGCGCCGTGATGATCCTCAGGAGGTGATGACTACGGCTGCCGATACGCTTGCTTTGGGTGGAGGTATCCTGATTGACCAGAAACGGTACAGCGAAGCAGAGGCCACATTTGAAAGGGCGACTGAGGTCGATAATAGTCATCCTGTTGCCTGCGCGTATTGGGTACGTAGCGTTCTTTGGAAAACGACTCCTGAAAATTTGTCTGAGGCCGAAAAACTCGCCGCGCGGGCTGTTGAGTTGAACTCCGACAATCGCGTTGCACTTCTCACGCTTGCCAATGTGCTTGCTCAGCGAGGGAATTGGGCGGAGGCGTTGGACCGAGTCGAACAAGCTTTTGGGTTCGACGCCGGCGAGATGAAAGGAAGGGCCGGCGCGGATGTCTTGATTTCATTGATCGGGGCAGCTGCTGCGGGTTATGGCCGGCGGGTCAAGCGGATTATGGAGGACGTAGGTTTGGTCGAATCGATGGAACCACTCTGGCATGCCATTCGGGCGGAACTTGGGGAAGAACTAGAGCCGCTCCCTGCGGAGGTGATGGATGTCGTGGTGTTGCTTCGTCGGAGAATCGCTGGCGACCCGGCGCCGTCCAAATCGGATTAG